A single genomic interval of Amycolatopsis albispora harbors:
- a CDS encoding glycosyltransferase family 87 protein has protein sequence MPTEPEQTTVTEPVSLDPAHRVLPSHTSPLAAGASKPFGGPVGEHAALGRHWFWSPLRVALLLAVVGLTLSWFGKAACIQQYPGADGTPELDWRSGRPYVAMCYSDVVPLYSAERLNEPGTFPYKTSWVDNEGTSEAQVRYMEYPVLSGLFQWVNAKLTDAWLAGAEAGFLPGAIPVAVYFNISALWLAIAWLVTVWAVAMTNRRRPWDAALVAVSPLMLVHAFTNFDTLATAFAAGGVLAWSRRRPMLAGLLIGLGAAVKLYPLFLLGPLLILCIRAGKVRAWTTAALTAAGAWLAVNLPIALAYPVGWREFFRLNGERGMDPDSLYNVISYFTGWPGFDGLLRSGETPVWLNTVTAVLFLACCAGIAFLGLNAPIRPRFAQLGFLVVAAFLLTNKVWSPQYSLWLVPLAVLALPRWRLLLGWMVLDALVWAPRMFFYLGEDNRGLPEGWFLGTVVVRDIAVLALCALIIRDIRRPEKDLVRASGDDDPAGGVLDRARDVLIYRGGVFSRRSPAASARSR, from the coding sequence GTGCCCACCGAGCCCGAGCAGACCACCGTGACCGAACCGGTCTCACTGGACCCGGCGCACAGAGTCCTTCCCAGCCACACCAGCCCGCTGGCGGCCGGCGCGAGCAAGCCGTTCGGCGGTCCCGTCGGTGAGCACGCGGCGCTGGGCAGGCACTGGTTCTGGTCACCGCTGCGGGTGGCGCTGCTGCTCGCCGTGGTGGGTCTCACGCTCAGCTGGTTCGGCAAGGCCGCCTGCATCCAGCAGTACCCCGGCGCGGACGGCACCCCGGAGCTGGACTGGCGATCGGGCCGCCCGTACGTGGCGATGTGCTACTCGGACGTGGTCCCGCTCTACAGCGCGGAACGGCTGAACGAGCCCGGCACCTTCCCGTACAAGACCAGCTGGGTGGACAACGAGGGCACCTCCGAGGCGCAGGTCCGGTACATGGAGTACCCGGTGCTGTCCGGGCTGTTCCAGTGGGTCAACGCGAAGCTGACCGACGCGTGGCTCGCCGGAGCGGAAGCGGGGTTCCTGCCGGGCGCCATCCCGGTGGCCGTCTACTTCAACATCTCCGCGTTGTGGCTGGCCATCGCCTGGCTGGTCACGGTGTGGGCGGTGGCCATGACCAACCGGAGACGACCGTGGGACGCCGCGCTGGTCGCGGTGTCACCGCTGATGCTGGTGCACGCGTTCACCAACTTCGACACGCTCGCCACCGCGTTCGCCGCGGGCGGGGTGCTCGCCTGGTCGCGGCGGCGGCCGATGCTCGCCGGGCTGCTGATCGGGCTGGGTGCCGCGGTGAAGCTGTACCCGTTGTTCCTGCTCGGGCCGTTGCTCATCCTCTGCATCAGAGCGGGGAAGGTGCGCGCGTGGACCACCGCCGCGCTGACCGCGGCCGGGGCGTGGCTGGCGGTGAACCTGCCGATCGCGCTGGCCTACCCGGTCGGCTGGCGCGAGTTCTTCCGGCTCAACGGCGAACGCGGGATGGACCCGGACTCGCTGTACAACGTGATCTCCTACTTCACCGGCTGGCCGGGCTTCGACGGTCTGCTGCGGTCCGGGGAAACCCCGGTCTGGCTGAACACGGTGACCGCCGTGCTGTTCCTCGCCTGCTGCGCGGGCATCGCCTTCCTCGGCCTCAACGCGCCGATCCGGCCGCGGTTCGCGCAGCTCGGTTTCCTGGTGGTGGCGGCGTTCCTGTTGACGAACAAGGTGTGGAGCCCGCAGTACTCGCTGTGGCTGGTGCCGCTGGCGGTGCTGGCGCTGCCGCGCTGGCGGCTGCTGCTCGGCTGGATGGTGCTCGACGCGCTGGTGTGGGCGCCCCGCATGTTCTTCTACCTCGGCGAGGACAACCGCGGTCTGCCCGAGGGCTGGTTCCTCGGCACCGTGGTGGTGCGGGACATCGCCGTGCTGGCGTTGTGCGCGCTGATCATCCGCGACATCCGGCGCCCGGAAAAGGACCTGGTGCGTGCCTCCGGCGACGACGACCCGGCCGGTGGCGTGCTCGACCGGGCCAGGGACGTGCTGATCTACCGCGGCGGGGTGTTCAGCCGCAGGTCACCAGCCGCGAGTGCGCGAAGCCGCTGA
- a CDS encoding ROK family transcriptional regulator → MESEIRAGVNLRGLREHNQALLLGEIRRAGGLSRIELAERSGLTQQAVSKIVPALLDAGVLDEEREPSRGVGKPRTRLRIRPGARHALGAQLDRDELRVVRTDLLGAVVAEETRELPHEFTPDDAIAAIGSCVDGLRDDSVLGLGVGALGPLDHTTGVLREATNLPGWHEVPLRELLAAATGLPVLLDKDTNAAAAGYAWHAATPARAVAVVLVGTGIGAGLLIDGRVYRGPRTNAGEFGHTTIAHDGPRCPCGRRGCVEVLHNAAVRRGDPGEAARLLGVGLVDLVQLLDLEQIVLAVRDRPELYRAQIEAQLSASLPLPGWQKIDLVLAEHDDRLVAAGAATEVLAKFYAGTRW, encoded by the coding sequence GTGGAGAGCGAGATCAGGGCCGGGGTGAACCTGCGTGGCCTGCGTGAGCACAACCAGGCGCTCCTGCTCGGCGAGATCCGGCGCGCGGGCGGGCTCAGCCGGATCGAGCTGGCCGAACGCAGCGGGCTGACCCAGCAGGCCGTCTCCAAGATCGTGCCCGCGCTGCTCGACGCGGGAGTGCTCGACGAGGAACGCGAGCCGTCGCGCGGGGTGGGCAAGCCACGCACCCGGCTGCGCATCCGGCCGGGCGCGCGGCACGCGCTCGGCGCCCAGCTCGACCGGGACGAACTGCGCGTGGTGCGCACCGACCTGCTCGGCGCGGTCGTCGCCGAGGAAACCCGCGAGCTGCCGCACGAGTTCACCCCGGACGACGCCATCGCCGCCATCGGGTCCTGTGTGGACGGTCTGCGGGACGACTCCGTGCTCGGCCTCGGCGTCGGCGCGCTCGGCCCGCTGGACCACACCACCGGCGTGCTGCGGGAGGCGACCAACCTGCCCGGCTGGCACGAGGTCCCGCTGCGCGAGCTGCTCGCCGCCGCCACCGGGTTGCCGGTGCTGCTGGACAAGGACACCAACGCGGCCGCCGCCGGGTACGCCTGGCACGCCGCCACCCCGGCGCGCGCGGTGGCCGTGGTGCTGGTCGGCACCGGCATCGGCGCCGGGCTGCTGATCGACGGCCGGGTCTACCGCGGCCCGCGCACCAACGCGGGCGAGTTCGGGCACACCACCATCGCGCACGACGGCCCGCGTTGCCCGTGCGGCCGGCGCGGCTGCGTCGAGGTGCTGCACAACGCCGCCGTCCGCCGGGGTGATCCGGGGGAGGCCGCGCGCCTGCTCGGCGTCGGCCTGGTCGACCTGGTCCAGCTGCTCGACCTCGAGCAGATCGTGCTCGCGGTGCGTGACCGGCCGGAGCTGTACCGCGCCCAGATCGAGGCCCAGCTGAGCGCGTCCCTGCCGCTGCCGGGGTGGCAGAAGATCGACCTGGTGCTCGCCGAGCACGACGATCGCCTGGTCGCGGCCGGTGCGGCCACCGAAGTGCTGGCGAAGTTCTACGCGGGCACGCGGTGGTGA
- a CDS encoding transglycosylase domain-containing protein — protein sequence MNDQYGRGWPEEEPGQWDNPQSPQWPGGGDHRAPRQPQRGNPEWPAADEPQWPGEQGGRGRPRNGPPPGGQPGWPQEDRQPPPPRQQHGGGYRPPPPGQPPLPPRRQPPRQEEPTSFVPPTPEREPELITHHEHNGTGYPDDPYDEYDRRDSWPSDEHQAAFNEFGADDGDGDGDKKQLLSPALRKRRRWKRVRRVLYVLVGLFVVVPAAAFTVLYFTVDVPTPQEVAAKQDKVVTYYFADESELGKDIPQGGNRVMLQPEDIPQHVRRAIYATEDSTFETNSGFDITGILRAVYNQVTGGVGGGSTISQQYVKKATENEEGTLTRKATELVKSFKMNKQYDKDEIITAYLNTIYFGRGAYGIETAAQSFFGKQAKDLTTSEAALLAGLIQQPGRSENRAVAEERWRVAMDRIVDNQWMTPAERAQATFPVPRPVDEVRQQTITGPNLLMKNRIVDELESKGITEDKIQSGGYKIYTTVDPKAQDLAIKTVDEVMKGQPEDLREALVAIDPKTGGVLAYYGGPNTKEDQRDWANTPRPPGSSFKPFDLVALLKTNKGLGEVYDGTSPRKIQGATVRNSEGVDCSAQCSVAEAMEKSVNTVFYDFVARQTGVEEVVDAAHQAGVKAPLTDADNNLSIGGGRGAEVTPAEMAAAYATFAADGIQRDYHFVSKVVNSRDEVVYEAEVEEKPAFAENDPEKSKQIAGNVTKSLVPVLPYSKLACAGGYDCAGKTGTHQYTPKAGEPDSLGNENSQAWMVGYAPTVSASAWVGTEADKVIRMANKKKIYGKDLPGEIWKKFMDGYLKGKPKEKFSDVKLIGRQVPTAPPSNSQKSQPPSQTPSSAPPSESTNPSEPPDEDPSGKPSSSGRPSIPGVPNPGHGNGDPANGRDPDDN from the coding sequence GTGAATGATCAGTACGGCCGAGGTTGGCCGGAAGAGGAGCCGGGGCAGTGGGACAACCCACAGAGCCCGCAGTGGCCCGGCGGCGGCGACCACCGCGCTCCCCGGCAACCCCAGCGTGGCAACCCCGAGTGGCCGGCCGCTGACGAACCGCAGTGGCCTGGCGAGCAGGGCGGCCGAGGCCGCCCGCGCAACGGCCCGCCGCCCGGCGGCCAGCCCGGCTGGCCGCAGGAGGACAGGCAACCCCCGCCCCCGCGTCAGCAGCACGGCGGCGGGTACCGCCCGCCACCGCCGGGGCAGCCGCCGCTGCCGCCACGCCGCCAGCCGCCGCGCCAGGAGGAGCCGACGAGCTTCGTGCCGCCGACCCCCGAGCGCGAGCCCGAGCTGATCACGCACCACGAGCACAACGGCACCGGTTATCCCGACGACCCGTACGACGAGTACGACCGCCGGGACAGCTGGCCGTCCGACGAGCACCAGGCCGCGTTCAACGAGTTCGGCGCGGACGACGGTGACGGGGACGGCGACAAGAAGCAGCTGCTGAGCCCCGCCCTGCGCAAGCGGCGCCGCTGGAAGCGGGTGCGGCGGGTGCTGTACGTGCTCGTCGGCCTCTTCGTGGTGGTGCCGGCCGCGGCGTTCACGGTGCTGTACTTCACCGTCGACGTGCCCACCCCGCAGGAGGTGGCGGCCAAGCAGGACAAGGTGGTCACCTACTACTTCGCCGACGAGTCGGAGCTGGGCAAGGACATCCCGCAGGGCGGCAACCGGGTGATGCTCCAGCCGGAGGACATCCCGCAGCACGTGCGCCGGGCGATTTACGCCACCGAGGACTCCACCTTCGAGACGAACTCCGGGTTCGACATCACCGGCATCCTGCGTGCGGTCTACAACCAGGTCACCGGCGGTGTCGGTGGTGGTTCGACGATCAGCCAGCAGTACGTGAAGAAGGCCACCGAGAACGAAGAGGGCACTCTCACCCGCAAGGCCACCGAGCTGGTCAAGTCCTTCAAGATGAACAAGCAGTACGACAAGGACGAGATCATCACCGCGTACCTGAACACGATCTACTTCGGGCGCGGCGCGTACGGCATCGAGACGGCGGCTCAGTCGTTCTTCGGCAAGCAGGCCAAGGACCTGACCACCTCCGAGGCCGCGCTGCTGGCCGGGCTGATCCAGCAGCCGGGCCGGTCGGAGAACCGCGCGGTCGCCGAGGAGCGCTGGCGGGTGGCGATGGACCGGATCGTGGACAACCAGTGGATGACCCCGGCCGAACGGGCGCAGGCCACCTTCCCGGTGCCGCGGCCGGTGGACGAGGTGCGCCAGCAGACCATCACCGGGCCGAACCTGCTGATGAAGAACCGGATCGTGGACGAGCTGGAGTCCAAGGGCATCACCGAGGACAAGATCCAGTCCGGTGGTTACAAGATCTACACCACGGTCGATCCGAAGGCGCAGGACCTGGCGATCAAGACGGTCGACGAGGTGATGAAGGGCCAGCCGGAGGACCTGCGGGAAGCGCTGGTCGCGATCGATCCGAAGACCGGTGGCGTGCTCGCCTACTACGGCGGCCCGAACACCAAGGAGGACCAGCGCGACTGGGCGAACACCCCGCGGCCGCCGGGCTCGTCGTTCAAGCCGTTCGACCTGGTCGCACTGCTGAAGACAAACAAGGGCCTCGGTGAGGTCTACGACGGCACGTCACCGCGGAAGATCCAGGGCGCCACGGTCCGCAACTCCGAGGGCGTGGACTGCAGTGCGCAGTGCTCGGTCGCGGAGGCGATGGAGAAGTCGGTGAACACCGTGTTCTACGACTTCGTGGCCAGGCAGACCGGGGTCGAGGAGGTCGTCGACGCCGCGCACCAGGCCGGGGTCAAGGCGCCGCTGACCGACGCCGACAACAACCTCTCCATCGGTGGTGGCCGGGGCGCGGAGGTGACGCCCGCCGAGATGGCGGCGGCCTACGCGACCTTCGCCGCGGACGGCATCCAGCGCGACTACCACTTCGTGTCGAAGGTGGTGAACTCGCGCGACGAGGTGGTCTACGAGGCCGAGGTCGAGGAGAAGCCGGCGTTCGCCGAGAACGACCCGGAGAAGAGCAAGCAGATCGCCGGGAACGTGACGAAGTCGCTGGTGCCGGTGCTGCCGTACTCGAAGCTCGCGTGCGCGGGCGGGTACGACTGCGCCGGGAAGACCGGTACGCACCAGTACACGCCGAAGGCGGGTGAGCCGGACAGCCTCGGCAACGAGAACTCGCAGGCGTGGATGGTCGGCTACGCGCCGACGGTGTCCGCGAGCGCGTGGGTCGGCACCGAGGCCGACAAGGTCATCCGGATGGCGAACAAGAAGAAGATCTACGGCAAGGACCTGCCCGGCGAGATCTGGAAGAAGTTCATGGACGGCTACCTCAAGGGGAAGCCGAAGGAGAAGTTCTCCGACGTCAAGCTGATCGGCAGGCAGGTGCCGACGGCGCCGCCGTCGAACTCGCAGAAGTCGCAGCCGCCGAGCCAGACGCCTTCGTCCGCGCCGCCGAGCGAGTCCACGAACCCGTCGGAGCCGCCGGACGAGGACCCGTCGGGCAAGCCGAGCAGCTCGGGCAGGCCGTCCATTCCGGGCGTCCCGAACCCGGGCCACGGCAACGGCGACCCGGCGAACGGCCGAGATCCCGACGACAACTGA
- a CDS encoding HAD family hydrolase gives MDAVVFDLDGVLVDSERTWDEVRRAVVAEHGGTWQDGTTRALQGMSTPEWARHLVDELGVRLTADEVAKAVVDGMRQRYAEGPPVIAGGPEAVRAVGERYPMAIASSSPPVLIQAFLEATELTGLVRVALSSEQVDAGKPAPDVYLEAARRLGVDAAECAAVEDTTNGLKSALAAGMRVLAVPNPHFPPDPAVLARVSAVLRDIGDLPRALGLAVR, from the coding sequence ATGGACGCGGTGGTTTTTGATCTCGACGGGGTGCTGGTCGACTCGGAGCGGACCTGGGACGAGGTGCGGCGCGCGGTGGTCGCCGAGCACGGCGGCACCTGGCAGGACGGGACGACCAGGGCGCTGCAGGGCATGAGCACCCCCGAATGGGCGCGGCACCTGGTGGACGAACTCGGTGTCCGGCTCACCGCGGACGAGGTGGCGAAGGCGGTCGTCGACGGCATGCGGCAGCGGTACGCCGAAGGCCCGCCGGTGATCGCGGGCGGTCCGGAAGCGGTGCGCGCGGTCGGCGAGCGGTACCCGATGGCCATCGCGAGCTCGTCGCCGCCGGTGCTGATCCAGGCGTTCCTCGAAGCCACCGAGCTGACCGGACTGGTGCGCGTGGCGTTGTCCAGCGAGCAGGTGGACGCGGGCAAACCTGCCCCGGACGTGTACCTCGAAGCCGCGCGGCGACTCGGCGTCGACGCGGCGGAGTGCGCGGCGGTGGAGGACACCACGAACGGGTTGAAGTCCGCGCTGGCCGCGGGCATGCGCGTGCTCGCCGTGCCGAACCCGCACTTCCCGCCGGACCCGGCGGTGCTGGCACGGGTTTCCGCGGTGCTGCGCGACATCGGCGACCTGCCGCGGGCGCTCGGCCTGGCGGTGCGCTAG
- a CDS encoding PadR family transcriptional regulator produces the protein MLEFAVLGLLHEAPMHGYVLRKRLHETLGMFRTFSYGSLYPTLRRLQRAGFIVEEAGEAPAPDPGARAQSRAWAARRGKRVYKLTAEGKERFAELLGDAGPQTWDDEGFGVHLAFFSRTPADVRMRILEGRRRRVEERREGLRAAMARAEERIDRYTRELHRLGLESSEREVRWLNELIAHEQAEQRAQEP, from the coding sequence GTGCTGGAGTTCGCGGTGCTGGGACTGCTGCACGAGGCACCCATGCACGGTTACGTGCTGCGCAAGCGGCTGCACGAAACCCTCGGCATGTTCCGCACCTTCTCCTACGGTTCGCTGTACCCGACCTTGCGGCGGTTGCAGCGGGCGGGCTTCATCGTCGAGGAGGCCGGCGAAGCCCCGGCGCCCGATCCCGGCGCTCGAGCACAGAGCCGTGCGTGGGCGGCCCGCCGCGGGAAACGGGTGTACAAGCTGACCGCCGAGGGCAAGGAGCGCTTCGCCGAACTGCTCGGCGACGCCGGTCCGCAGACCTGGGACGACGAGGGCTTCGGCGTCCACCTCGCGTTCTTCTCCCGGACACCGGCCGACGTCAGGATGCGGATCCTGGAAGGCCGCCGCCGCCGGGTCGAGGAGCGGCGTGAGGGACTGCGGGCGGCCATGGCCAGGGCCGAGGAGAGGATCGACCGCTACACCCGCGAGCTGCACCGGCTTGGCCTGGAAAGCAGCGAACGAGAAGTGCGCTGGCTCAACGAGCTGATCGCGCACGAGCAGGCCGAGCAGCGGGCACAGGAGCCCTGA
- a CDS encoding DUF5318 domain-containing protein gives MRTHRQIVDYALQRRALLAEVYSGRVGTAEVCDAGPYLLRAAKFHGHPGQADCPVCRKEVLTEVSWVYGDELKHASGSARAPEELARMANHFAEFTVYVVEVCRTCGWNHLVQSYVLGTGQPHPRTRPRRSAGQ, from the coding sequence GTGCGAACCCACCGGCAGATCGTGGACTACGCGTTGCAGCGCCGTGCGCTGCTCGCCGAGGTCTACTCGGGACGCGTCGGCACCGCGGAGGTGTGCGACGCGGGCCCGTACCTGCTCAGGGCGGCCAAGTTCCACGGTCACCCCGGCCAGGCCGACTGCCCCGTGTGCCGCAAGGAGGTCCTCACCGAGGTCTCCTGGGTGTACGGCGACGAGCTGAAGCACGCCTCGGGTTCGGCGCGGGCTCCGGAGGAACTGGCGAGAATGGCCAACCATTTCGCCGAGTTCACCGTGTACGTGGTTGAGGTCTGCCGGACGTGCGGCTGGAACCACCTGGTGCAGTCATACGTCCTTGGGACCGGACAACCACATCCACGAACCCGGCCGCGGAGGTCGGCCGGGCAGTGA
- a CDS encoding inositol-3-phosphate synthase: MGENRRSVRVAIVGVGNCAASLVQGVQYYRDADPASRVPGLMHVQFGEYHVRDIEFAAAFDVDAKKVGRDLSEAIVASENNTIKIADVPPLGVTVQRGHTLDGLGRFYRETVEESDESPADVVSVLREAEVDVMVSYLPVGSEEADKFYAQAAIDAGVAFVNALPVFIASDPEWAKKFTDAGVPIVGDDIKSQVGATITHRVLAKLFEDRGVQLDRTMQLNVGGNMDFLNMKELERLESKKISKTQAVTSQVDRDLGKSNVHIGPSDYVQWLDDRKWAYVRLEGRAFGDVPLNMEYKLEVWDSPNSAGIIIDAVRAAKIAKDRGIGGPILSASSYFMKSPPEQYDDATARDAVEKFIAGEN, encoded by the coding sequence ATGGGCGAGAACCGCCGCAGCGTTCGGGTGGCCATCGTTGGCGTCGGCAACTGTGCCGCATCGCTGGTGCAGGGTGTGCAGTACTACCGCGACGCCGATCCCGCCTCGCGTGTGCCCGGGCTGATGCACGTCCAGTTCGGTGAGTACCACGTCCGGGACATCGAGTTCGCGGCCGCGTTCGACGTCGACGCCAAGAAGGTCGGGCGCGACCTCAGCGAGGCCATCGTGGCCAGCGAGAACAACACCATCAAGATCGCCGACGTCCCGCCGCTCGGCGTCACCGTGCAGCGCGGGCACACGCTCGACGGCCTCGGCCGGTTCTACCGGGAGACCGTGGAGGAGTCCGACGAGTCGCCCGCCGACGTGGTCTCCGTGCTGCGTGAGGCCGAGGTCGACGTCATGGTCTCGTACCTGCCGGTCGGCTCGGAGGAGGCGGACAAGTTCTACGCGCAGGCCGCCATCGACGCGGGCGTCGCCTTTGTCAACGCGCTGCCGGTGTTCATCGCTTCCGACCCCGAATGGGCGAAGAAGTTCACCGACGCGGGGGTGCCCATCGTCGGTGACGACATCAAGTCGCAGGTCGGCGCCACCATCACGCACCGCGTGCTGGCGAAGCTGTTCGAGGACCGCGGGGTGCAGCTCGACCGCACCATGCAGCTCAACGTGGGCGGGAACATGGACTTCCTGAACATGAAGGAGCTCGAGCGGCTGGAGTCGAAGAAGATCTCCAAGACCCAGGCGGTGACCTCGCAGGTCGACCGCGACCTCGGCAAGAGCAACGTGCACATCGGGCCGTCGGACTACGTGCAGTGGCTCGACGACCGGAAGTGGGCCTACGTGCGCCTCGAAGGCCGCGCCTTCGGTGACGTGCCGCTGAACATGGAGTACAAGCTCGAGGTCTGGGACTCGCCGAACTCGGCGGGCATCATCATCGACGCGGTGCGGGCCGCGAAGATCGCCAAGGACCGCGGCATCGGCGGGCCGATCCTGTCGGCCTCCTCGTACTTCATGAAGTCGCCGCCGGAGCAGTACGACGACGCCACCGCCCGCGACGCCGTCGAAAAGTTCATCGCCGGCGAAAACTGA
- a CDS encoding Gfo/Idh/MocA family oxidoreductase has protein sequence MADLRAGIIGYGTGGRVFHAPLVAATPGLSVAAIVTGNPARAEQAAADHPGAEILGDADELYSRGLDLVVISTPNRTHVPLALQAIEHGVPVVVDKPFAPTAAEAQRVIDAATAAGVGLTVFQNRRWDSDFRTVRKVLDSGELGEVFRFESRYDRWVPKLRDSWREFADPAEAGGLLYDLGAHIVDQALQLFGPVTEVYAELDKRREGSAVHDDVFVALTHANGVRSHLWTSALAATLNPRFRVLGNRATFTKYGLDVQEPQIKAGMKPGEPGWGVEPESDYGVLGTGDDTRRVPTETGQYEQFYLEVAAALRGEGAYPVDPASAVEALAVIEAAGVSGVERRVVPTPPRKG, from the coding sequence ATGGCTGACTTGCGAGCGGGAATCATCGGCTACGGCACCGGCGGGCGGGTGTTCCACGCGCCGCTGGTCGCCGCGACCCCGGGCCTGAGCGTGGCGGCGATCGTCACCGGCAATCCCGCGCGGGCGGAGCAGGCCGCCGCCGACCACCCCGGCGCCGAGATCCTCGGTGACGCCGACGAGCTGTATTCGCGCGGGCTCGACCTGGTGGTGATCAGCACGCCGAACCGGACGCACGTGCCGCTCGCGCTGCAGGCCATCGAGCACGGGGTGCCCGTGGTGGTGGACAAGCCGTTCGCGCCGACCGCCGCCGAGGCACAGCGGGTGATCGACGCGGCCACCGCGGCCGGCGTCGGGCTGACCGTGTTCCAGAACCGCCGCTGGGACTCCGACTTCCGGACCGTGCGCAAGGTGCTCGACTCCGGTGAGCTGGGTGAGGTCTTCCGCTTCGAATCGCGCTACGACCGCTGGGTGCCGAAGCTGCGCGACAGCTGGCGCGAGTTCGCCGACCCCGCCGAGGCGGGCGGGCTGCTCTACGACCTCGGCGCGCACATCGTCGACCAGGCGCTCCAGTTGTTCGGCCCGGTCACCGAGGTCTACGCCGAACTGGACAAGCGGCGCGAAGGCAGCGCGGTGCACGACGACGTCTTCGTCGCGCTGACGCACGCGAACGGCGTCCGCTCGCACCTGTGGACCTCCGCGCTCGCCGCCACGCTGAACCCGCGGTTCCGCGTGCTCGGCAACCGCGCCACCTTCACCAAGTACGGCCTGGACGTGCAGGAACCGCAGATCAAGGCGGGCATGAAGCCGGGTGAGCCCGGCTGGGGCGTGGAGCCGGAAAGCGACTACGGCGTGCTCGGCACCGGGGACGACACGCGCCGCGTGCCGACCGAGACCGGGCAGTACGAGCAGTTCTACCTGGAGGTCGCGGCCGCGCTGCGTGGCGAAGGCGCGTACCCGGTCGACCCGGCCTCCGCGGTCGAGGCGCTCGCGGTGATCGAAGCGGCCGGTGTGTCCGGCGTGGAACGGCGTGTGGTGCCCACCCCACCGCGGAAGGGGTAG
- a CDS encoding amidohydrolase family protein, translated as MTPTDLALLHATVIDATGGRPRPDATVVVRAGRITALGRFGDTHVPRGVRKLDLRGKFVVPGLCDVRVHGGDPALLLANGITTVPPPLPPRRVALDPAEFVRPAPPHVPALARHLVLDRPSLLSADDYRLKYLPPSIRESWRWTLARLRRKPDQRALFEHRLRFTGALRRAGVPILAGTDTGAPWVFPGFALHDELAFLVDAGCTPMQALQAATKEPARHLGRSATHGTVTRGKVADLLVLDADPLADIRNTRKIHSIVAGGAYVSPADRAQLLSTAAAA; from the coding sequence GTGACCCCAACGGACCTGGCGCTCCTGCACGCCACCGTCATCGACGCCACCGGCGGCCGCCCGCGGCCGGACGCGACGGTGGTCGTGCGTGCCGGGCGGATCACCGCGCTCGGGCGGTTCGGTGACACGCACGTGCCGCGCGGGGTGCGCAAGCTCGACCTGCGCGGGAAGTTCGTCGTACCGGGGTTGTGCGATGTGCGGGTGCACGGCGGTGACCCGGCGTTGCTGCTGGCGAACGGGATCACCACGGTGCCGCCACCACTGCCGCCGCGGCGCGTGGCGCTGGACCCGGCCGAGTTCGTCCGCCCGGCGCCGCCCCACGTGCCCGCGCTTGCGCGGCACCTCGTGCTCGACCGGCCGTCGCTGCTCTCGGCGGACGACTACCGGCTGAAGTACCTTCCGCCTTCGATCCGGGAGAGCTGGCGGTGGACGCTGGCGCGGTTGCGGCGGAAACCCGATCAGCGGGCGCTCTTCGAACACCGGCTGCGGTTCACCGGCGCGCTGCGGCGGGCGGGCGTGCCGATCCTGGCCGGCACGGACACCGGGGCGCCCTGGGTGTTCCCTGGCTTCGCGCTCCACGACGAACTCGCCTTCCTGGTGGACGCCGGGTGCACGCCCATGCAGGCCCTGCAGGCGGCGACCAAGGAACCCGCGCGCCACCTCGGCCGGTCCGCCACCCACGGCACCGTCACCCGCGGCAAGGTCGCCGACCTGCTGGTCCTCGACGCCGACCCGCTGGCCGACATCCGGAACACCCGCAAGATTCACTCGATCGTGGCGGGTGGCGCGTACGTCTCCCCGGCGGACCGGGCGCAGCTCCTCAGCACCGCCGCGGCCGCCTGA